DNA from Deinobacterium chartae:
AACCCGTCTCCCCCCCTCGAGGACAGCGCGCTCCTCGAGGTGCTCAAGGCGCTGGCCGACCCGGGCCGCCTGCGCATCATCGGCCTGCTGGCCCACGGACCCAGCAGCGTCGAAGGGCTGGCCGCCGAGCTGGAACTCAGCCTCAGCACCACCTCGCACCACCTTTCGCGCCTGTCGGGGGCCGGGCTGGTCGAAGCCCGCGCGCGCGGGCACTACAGCATGTACTCGCTCGTGCCCGGCCCGCTCGAGGACGCGGCCCGCCGCCTGCTCGACCCGGGCTCGCTGGCACACGTGCGCCGCGAGAGCGATCAGGACCTGTTCGAACGCAAGGTTCTCGAGCGTTTCACCGACGCAGCAGGCCGCATCACGGCCTTCCCGCGCCCGCGCAGAAAGTTTCTGGTGCTGCTGCGGCACGTCCAGAAAGCCTTTGAACCCGGACGCCGCTACAGCGAGCGCGAGGTGAACGATACGCTGCTGCGCTTCAACGACGACACCGCCACCTTGCGGCGCGGGCTGATCGAACACGGCCTGATGCTGCGCGCGGGCGGCGGCGGCGACTACTGGCTGCCGCCGCAACCCTGAGCCCTCTCCCCTCTGCCCAAAACCTTCCAGGAGGACGCCATGAAACCGCACCGCCTCGCCAAAACCCTACCGGTCAAAGAACGCCTCGAGCCCATCGGTGTTTACGTTATCCGCAACCGCGTCAACGGCAGGCAACTGGTGGCGGGTGCTATCAACCTGCGCGCCCGCATCAACCGGGCCCGCTTCGAACTCAGCACCCGCATTCACCCGAACAAGGCGTTGCAGCGCGACTGGAACGAACTGGGTCCCGAGGCCTTCGAGTTCGAGGTCCTCGACACCCTCGAGCCGGTCGAGACGCGCCCCCTGGCCAGCGAGTACCAAGAAGACGTCGACGAGCTCACCCGGTTATGGATCGAGCGGCTGGGCACCGACCGCGACGGGTACAACCTCGAGCAGCGCTGAGGTGAACCGGACCGTTCCGGACGCCCTCCTAAACTTCTGGCTGCCCGACCTGTACTTCGACGGGGCGGAGGTCGTCACCGCCCTGCGCGACATGCCCGCCAAGGCGCACCCACTGCAGCAGCGCACCCGCCCACTGCAGCAGCGCACCCGGCTCGCGGCTGCGTACCGCACGCAGCGCGAACGCGATCATTCCGGGCGCACCGCGGTACCGGTGGATGCGCGGGTGGTCACCCTGCTCTTTCACGCGGTCGGCCACCTGCACGGGATGTTCGCACGTTTCCGGCGCACGTGGCCGCTGGAGAGCTGTAACGTGATGATGACGGTGCATCCGGAGTCCCAGCTAGCCAGCGTCACTTTTCTGTCGAAGGTGGAAGACTGGATGGAAGGCCCCATCATGGAGGACTTTCCCGGGGTCAGCTTCTTCCTCGACCTCGAGGACGGAGCGCTGCTGAGAACCATGTACATGCGCTGAATCCGGTGGGCCTCGGTCTGCAGCCTAATCAGTACCCCTGGTCGAGCCCGCCGCGCTCCACCCGGACCCGCTGGCGGAACACGTAGTAGTTCCAGATCTGGTAGGCCACGATCAGGGGCAGGAAAATCGCGGCAACGATGTTCATCAGGTGCAGCGTGTAGGGCTGGCTGGCCGCCTGCTGCACGGTCAGGGTGTTGGCCGGGTCCAGCGTCGAGATCGCCACGTTCGGATACAGCCCCAAAAAGATGGTCAGGGTCGAAAAGGCGACGGTCAGGCCGCTCATGGCAAAACCCAGGGCGCTGCGGCGGGTCACGAGGGCGTACCAGATGGTGATCAGGGTCAAAAAGGCCGCGATCGGAAACAGCCACGGCAGCAGCCCGAAATTGCGGAACAGCCCCGTGGAGATGTAGCCGGCCACCACGAAACCCAGCACCGCCACGGTGGCCAGCGCACCCCAAAACAGCGCGGCGCGGCGCGCACGGTGGTAGATCTCGTCCTCGTGGTGCAGCCGCAGCAGCAAGAAATTGGCCCCGTGCAGCACGAACATCAGCGCGGTCGCCAGCCCGCCCAGCAGCGCAAACGGATTAAACAGCAGCAGCGGCGACCCCACGAACTCGCCCTCGGCGCTGATCGGCAGGCCGCGCAGCAAGTTGGCCATCACCACGCCCCACAAAAAGGCCGGAACCAGGCTGCCCCAGAAGGACATGGCGTCCCAGAAGGCGCGCCAGCGCGGACGGTCCACCTGGTTGCGGAACTCGAACGACACCCCGCGCACGATCAGGGCCAGCAGGATGATCACAAAGATCGGGTACATGCCGCTGAACAGGGCCCCGTACCAGCGCGGAAAGGTCGAGAACATGGCCCCCGCCGCCGCGATCACCCACACCTCGTTTCCGTCCCAGAAAGGGCCGATGGTGCCGGTCAGCGCGCGTTCCTCGCGCTCGTTTCGGGCCAGCAGCGGGCGCAGCATGTCCACCCCGAAGTCGAAACCCTCGAGGAAAAAGTACAGCGTGAACAGAGCGGCGATGATCCAGAACCACAGGGTCGGTAAGTCCACGGGTCACTCCTCGAGGTAGTGCGGGGCGGGCGCGGCGGTCATCTGGTGTTCGGGCGCATGAATGCCCGCGCGGGCGGTGGTGCCCAGCAGGTAGATGTCCAGCCCGATCAGCATCAGGTACACCAGCCAGAAACCGATCAGACCGACGAATACGGTCGTGGCGTTCAGGGCCGACACGCCGTCACGGGTGAACATCAGACCCTGCACGATCCAGGGCTGACGGCCCATCTCGGTCGCGATCCAGCCGGTGAAGTTGGCGATAAACGGCGCGGGGATCATCCAGGGCAGAAAGCGCAGGTAACGCCTCGAGGTCTCCAGCCGTCCGCGCCACCACAGCCACACTCCCACCAGGGCGGTGAGCAGCATCAGCAGACCCAGGCCGACCATCACCCGGAAGCTCCAGTACACCGGCCACACCGGCGGGGTGTAATCGCCAGGACCGTAACGCTCGTCGTACTCGCGCTCGATGTCGTTGATGCCGCGAATCGAGCGGTCAAAGCTGTTGTAGGCCAAGAAACTGCCCAGGTAAGGCAGCTCGAGGTTGATCAGGTTGCGGCGCTCGCTCTGGCTGGGCAGCGCGAAGATGCTCTCTCCGGCCCCGGGCGGGGTGGTTTCCCAGATCGCCTCGATGGCCGCGAACTTCATGGGCTGGTCCACCACCATCACCTGGCCCTGGCGGTGCCCCACCAGCGCCGAACCGACCGTGCCCAGCAGGGCCACCGCCACGCCCAGCTTCAGGCTCCTCGAGAACAGCTCGGGACGGTGCCCGCGCGCCAGATGCCACGCCGAGACACCGAGCACGAAAAACGAGCCGATGCACAGCGCGCTGAACCAGATGTGCCCGAAGTACAGCCAGGCCTTGTAGTTGAGGGCCACCGCCGCGAACGAGGTCAGATGCGCCTCGTCACCGACTACGGTGTAACCCACCGGGTGCTGCATCCAGGCGTTGGCCATGATGATCCAGAAGGCCGAGACCGTAGAGCCCAGCGCCACCAGCCAGATCGAGGCGAGGTGCAGCGGGCGCGGCAGGCGGTCGCGCCCGAACCACCACAGCCCCAAAAAGGTGGACTCGAGGAAAAAGGCCATCAGCACCTCGAGGGCCAAGGGCACCCCGAAGATGTTGCCCACGAAGCGGGCGTACTCGGCCCAGTTCATGCCGAACTGAAATTCCTGCACGATGCCGGTGACCACGCCCACCGCGAAGTTGATGACGAACAGGTGCCCGAAAAATCGGGTCAGCGTGCCCCAGACCTGGAGGCGGGTGAAGTAGGCGAAAGTCTCGATGGTCGCGATGATCAGCGAGAGCCCGACCGTGAAGGGCACGAAGAAGAAGTGAAAGATGTTGGTGGTGGCAAACTGGAATCTCGAGAGATCAAGAACGTCCATGCGGCCTCCGCTCAAGCACTTGAGGCCAGGGTAACGCGCGGTACCTGGCCGCGCCTGGTCACGGGGTGAACCGTTTCTTTAGGTTTGTCGTATGCCCGGTTCAGGTCCGCAGGAGCGGCCCTCACCTGCCGCTCGGTAAGCGGTGCTGCACTGAAAGCAGGAGGTGCAACGTGCCCTGGACCCGCAACGACTACCCGGCCTCGCTGAAGAACCTGACCCCCGAAGTGCGGGGAAAAGCGGTCGAGATCGCCAACGCCCTGCTCGAGGAGGGTTACGAGGAGGGCCGCGCCATCGCAATCGCCACCGCCCGCGCCGAGGAGTGGGCCGAGCGCCGCGGCAAGCCGGTCAAGCAAGCGGACGCTTGACGCGCCCCTTGGGGCTAAGCTCCCTGGCTTAGCGCCCCGAACGGGCGGTAGGATGACCGCGATGAGGCGGGAGTCCAAGAACAACAAGCTGACCCGCGCCCGTGACGTGCTGTCCAGCCTCGAGGCCGAGTACCCCGACGCGCGCACCGAACTGGTGTACCGCAACCCCTTCGAACTGCTGGTCGCCACCGTCTTGTCGGCCCAGGCGACCGACCGGAGCGTGAACCTCGCAACCCCGGCGCTGTTCGCAGCCTACCCGGACGCGCAGGCGATGAGCCAGGCCACCCCGGAGCAGATCGAACCGTTCATTCGCACCATCGGCCTGTACCGCGCCAAGGCCAAGAACCTGGCCCGGTTGGCGCAACTGCTGGTCGAGCGTCACGGCGGCGAGGTTCCCGACGACTTCGACGCGGTGGTGGCCCTGCCCGGCGCCGGACGCAAGACCGCCAACGTGGTGCTTTCGAACGCCTTCGGTCGCCCCGCCATCGCGGTAGACACGCACGTCGGACGGCTGGCACGCCGCCTGGCCTTTTCCGAGCACACCAACCCCGACAAGGTCGAGCGTGACCTCGAGGCGCTGTTTGCGCGCGAACGCTGGGTGTTCTTGCACCACGCGCTGATCCTGCACGGGCGGCGGGTATGCCTCGCGCGCAAGCCCAACTGCCCGGGCTGCGTCCTCGAGCCGCTGTGCCCCAAAGTCGGCGTGGCCTCCTAGTTCCCAGGCCGCTCCTGGCACCGGGAACGGGCTTTCCCGGCCGCCTTTCCCTGCGCCGCTTTCCCCACCCCTACCGGAGTCTGTTTTGAACTTTTCCCGCCTTCGCCTCCACCTGCCGTTTTCAGCCGAGATCTGGCTGTTTCTGATCGGAGCTTTCGGCTTCGGGATGGGTTCGGCGCAGTTGCAGCTGTACCTCAACTTCTACCTGCAGGCGCTGGGAATCGGCGCGGGCATGCAGGGCCTGCTGAACGCGCTGCCCGCCTGGACCCTGGTGCTCGCCGGGCTGCCCGCCGCCGCGCTGGCGCGGCGGGTCTCGTTCGCACGCACCATCCAGCTGGGCTCGGCGCTGTCGTTGCTGGGCCTGCTGGGCATCGCGCTCAGTACGCAGCCGCTCACCCTGATCCTGTTCGGCATCGTGCAGGGGGTGGGATCGACCTTTCTGATGGTCTCGACCTCGCCTTTCATGGCCGCGCACTCGAGGCCCGAGGAGCGCATCACGCTGTTCTCGCTGCAGATGGCGCTGATGACCACCGCCGGTTTTCTGGGCAATCTGCTGGGCGGGCAGATGCCGGGGCTGTACGCCGAAAGTTTCGGCGGAACCCCGCGTGACCTCGAGGCGATCCGCTCGGCGCTGCTGGCCGGTGCGGCCCTGCAGGTGGTGGGGCTGCTGCCGGTGTTGTGGCTGAGGCCCGGCGCGCAGGCGCGCGGCGAGGGGGCCAAACGCCGCCCGGTGCAAGACCCGCGCACCATGTGGCGCCTGCTGCTGCCCAACTTGCTGGTGGGCGTGGGGGCCGGACTCACCATTCCCTACCTGAACCTGTTCGTAGAGGGCAAGTTCGGCGTGCCCTTCGCGCAGCTGGGTACGCTGTTCGCCTGGACTTCGCTGGCCACCGCCGTCACCGTGCTGATCCAGCCCGCGCTGGTGCGGCGCTACGGCGAGCTGAAGACCATCTTGATCGTGCAGGGCGGCTCGCTGCCCTTTCTGGTGATGCTGGGCTTCGCGCCCAGCCTGCTGCTGGTCACGGCGGCGCTGTTCATCCGTGGCGCGCTGATGAACGCGGCGGGCCCGGTGTACTCGGCGCACGCCATGGCGCGGCTGTCCGAGAGCGACCGCGGCACCTACTCGGCGCTGAACTCGATGATGTGGAACGGCGGCTGGGCGCTCGGCAGTCTGATCTCGGGCGGGGTGCGTGCCGCCCTCGAGTTCGATGCGGCCTTTGACCTGCTGTTTTGCGGAACCGTGCTGCTTTACGCGGCCTCGGTCGTGGCCATTTACCTGGGCCTTTACCGTACTGCGAATGCCCAAAACCTTGCGGCGCTAAGAAGCGGTGTAGACTGAGGGGTGATGAACGGAGCTGGCATGCTTGAACGCCTGTACCGGGTCCAGCAGATGGACACCGAACTCGACCGCCTCAAAGACGACGAAACCCGCATTCCCGGCGACCTCGCCGAAGCCCGCCGGGAGCACGCGGAGATCAGCGAGGCACTCGAGAGCCACCGGCGGGACCTCGAGGCCACCCGCAAGGAGATCAACCAGAACGAACTGGAACTGGCCGACTACCAGGACAAGCTCACCAAAGCCCGTGACGACCAGCAGAAGAACGCCTACGACGCCAAGGTTCAGACCCAGTACGAGAACCTGATCCAGCAGCTTGGGGACCGCGTCAGCGACCTCGAGGAAGCCTTGGAGCCGCTGTACGCGCGCCGCGAGCAGCTCGAGAAGGGCATCGCCGCGCTGGAGGAGCGCGCCGCCGCGCTGGCCCCGCGCCTCTCGAACCTCGAGGCGATGGACGACACCCGTATCGGTGCGCTGCGCGACGAGTACCAGACCAAGAAAAGCGAACGCGACGCGCTGGCGAACGAGCTCGACAAGCGCCTCGCCAAGGAGTACGAGATGATCCGCAAGGCCCGCAAGGGTCTGGGCGTGGCCGCGATCATGAACGGCCGCTGCGCGGCCTGCAACATGCACCTGCCGATCACGGTGCAGCAGCGCGCCGCGACCGGTGCGCTGCCCGCCGTGAAGTGCCCGTCGTGCGGTCGCCTGCTGGTCCGCGTCTAAGGAACCCATGACGCCTGCTGCGCGCATCCGTCACGCTTCGCGCCGCGACGCCGAAGCGCTGACCGCGCTGTGTCTGGCGTGGCAGGGCGCACCCGGTGCCAGCGACCCGGCCCTGCTGCACGAACTGTGGGGGCAGGCCCTGGGCGACGACGACTCGAGCGTGTACCTCGCCGAAACCGAAGACGGCCGCGCGCTGGGATTCGTGCACGTTACCTACCAGGCTCGCCCGGCCCGCTTGGGCTGGCGGGCCACCATCGAGGAGCTGCACGCTCCCGGTGATCCCGAAGCCGCGCTGCGCCGCGCGCTGCTCGAGGCGGTGGTGGCCGAGTGCCGCCGCCGCGCCGACGTGATCGCGCTGTACCTGATCACCCAGCCGGACCTCGAGCCGAAACTCAGCCTCGAGGAGGTCTACGCCCAGCTCGGCTTCCGCAAGCGCGGACGCGACGTGCTGGTGTGGACCGGGGAGTTGCTCTGAGCCTTGGGCACCCGTGACCCGCGCGACACCTGGACGCCGCTGGCCGAGAACTGGCCCGCACAGCGGGCGCGGCGCGAGGGCGCGGTCGATGCCCTGATCATCGAACTGGCCCGGCGGCACCTCGCCGGGCCGGTTCTCGACGCGGGCTGCGGCAGCGGCGAGTACACGGCGGCCCTGCACGCCCTGGGCCTCGAGGTGCTGGGGACGGACGCCACGCCCGCCATGCTCGGGGTCGCGCGGCGACAGTTTCCGCAGCTCGCCTTCCAGGCAGCGGACCTGCTCGCCCTTCCCTTCGCGGACGCCGCCTTTGGCGGCGTGTTTTGCCTCACGGTCCTCGAGTGGGTCACAGATCCCTGGGCCGCGCTGCGCGAAGTGGTGCGCGTGACCCGTCCGGGCGGCACGCTGCTGCTGGGCGTGCTGGGCGCAGGGAACCGGGTGCGCGACCGTCACCTCGAGCGCTTTCTGAGCGGCCAGTCGCCCATGAATGGCCTGCTGCCCTGGGAGCTCGAGTCCTTGCTGCGGCACGCGGACCTCGAGCTGATCGAATCGTGCGGGGCTGCGCCCTCGGGCCGCCTGGAGGGCGACCGCGCCGCCATGACCCGGGCGATGCTGTGGCTGTTCGTGGCCCGCCGCGCCGGATAGACCGCCGCTCCGCAGGAGCAGGGCCGCTCTGTTATAGTCAGGCTGTTTTTGCGCGCCCCACGGGTTGCAGCAGCCCCGACTTACCCCAAGGAGAACTCCATGACCTTACCTCTGACCGAGCGTCCCGCCTGGAAAGCTCTCGAAACGCACTTCGCCGAGGTCAAGAACCTGCACCTGCGCGACCTGTTCGCGCAGGATCCCGCGCGCGGCGAGCGCCTGACCCTCGAGGCCGAGGGCATCTACCTGGACTACTCCAAAAACCGCGTCACCGACCAGACCCTGCGCCTGCTGATCAACCTGGCGCGCGAGAGCGGCGTGGAGGCGCGCCGCGACGCGATGTTCGCCGGGGAGCACATCAACAGCACCGAGGACCGCGCCGTGCTGCACACCGCGCTGCGCCTGCCCGCAGGTGCCCGGCTGATCGCCGACGGCGAGGACGCCGCCGCCTTCGTGCACGCGGTCTTGGCCCGCATGGCCGATTTTGCAGGCCGGGTGCGCGCGGGCGAGTGGCGCGGCTTTACCGGCAAGCCGATCCGCAACGTGGTCAACATCGGCATCGGCGGCTCGGACCTGGGTCCTGCCATGGCCTACGAGGCGCTGCGCCACTACGCGCGCCGCGACATGACCTTCCGCTTCGTCTCGAACGTGGACGCCACCGACTTCGCCGAGGCGGTGCGGGACCTGTCCGCCGACGAGACGCTGTTCGTGGTGTCCTCCAAAACCTTCACCACCCTCGAGACCCTCACCAACGCCCGCACGGCCCGCGACTGGCTGCTGTCGGCGCTGGGCGACGAGGCCGCCGTGGCCCGGCACTTCGTGGCCGTTTCCACCAACGCGGCCGAGGTGGAACGGTTCGGCATTGACCCTGCGAACATGTTTGAGTTCCGCGACTGGGTGGGCGGGCGCTACTCGGTCGACTCGGCCATCGGGCTCTCGCTGATGCTTGCCATCGGGCCCGAGGGCTTTGCGGACTTCCTGGCCGGGTTTTACGCCATGGACCGCCACTTCCGCGAAGCGCCCCTCGAGGCGAACCTGCCGGTGCTGCTGGGCATGCTCGGCATCTGGTACAACAATTTCTTTGGGGCCGAGACCATTGCCGTGCTGCCCTACGACCAGTACCTGGCCCGCTTCAGCGCCTACCTGCAGCAGCTCGACATGGAAAGCAACGGCAAGAGCGTGACCTTGGGCGGCGCGCGGGTCAGCTACCAGACCGGTCCGGTGGTGTGGGGCCAGCCGGGCACCAACGGCCAGCACGCCTTCTACCAGCTCATCCACCAGGGCACCAAGCTGATTCCCTGCGACTTTATCGGCTTCGCGCGCAGCCTCAACCCGCTAGGTGACCACCACGACCTGCTGATGGCCAACTTCTTCGCCCAGACCGAGGCCCTGGCCTTCGGCAAGCCCGCCGACGAGGTGGCAGCCAGCGGCGTGCAGCCCGAACTGGTCGCGCACCGCAGCTTCGAGGGCAACCGCCCCTCGAACACGCTGCTGCTCGAGGAACTGACTCCCTCGGCGCTGGGCAAGCTGATCGCGCTGTACGAGCACAAGGTGTTCGTGCAAGGCGCGGTGTGGGACATCAACTCGTTTGACCAGTGGGGCGTGGAACTCGGCAAGGTGCTCGCGCAGCGCATCGTGCCCGAGCTCTCCGGGCAGGGCGAGCTGGAACACGACAGCTCCACCAATGCCTTAATCCGGCGTTACCGCAGCGCCCGCCGCTCCGGCTGACCGGTGGGCTGCAAAGGGGCGGCCCCGGTTGCGGGGCCGCCCCTTTTTCCGTCTCAACGACGGAATTTCTTGTTCAAGACGGTGTTCATCTCCGCACAGGGTTTTTGCCCGGTCAGCGATTCCTCAAGTTTGTACGAGAGCGGCGTGAAGGCAAAAAATGAGCCAAGCGGCAGCATTTTCATCTGCGCGTGAAAAGATGAGAGAGCAACGGAGGTCGCTATGAAAAAAGCTGTCTTTGTCCTCGGTCTCGGTCTGGCCCTCTCAGGCGCTGCCATGGCGCAGCCCTACAGCGTTACCCTCGGCGGCACCTTCGGAAACCCCAACGGTTTCAGCTTCGGCTTCACTGCCAACAACCTGTGGAACCTGGGAGGAAACGCCGTAGACGGCCGCATTATCGCGGACCTCACCGGGAGCGGCGCGGTCTTCAACTTCGATGCGCTGTTCAACCTCCCGACCGACACGGTGAACTTCTATGCCGGTCCCAGCCTGGGTTTCACCACCGGCGGCACCTTCTTGGCGGGTCTGGTGGGCGGCGCCGAGTTTGCGCTCACCAACCAGTTTGACCTGTTCGCCGAAGCGACGCTCAAGAACTACTTCGGTTCGGGCTTCGCGGGCGGCTTCCGCTTCGGCGTGGCGTACACGTTCTAAGCGCACCGTTTAAAGTTGCCCGTTTTCGGTCCTCGAGGCCAGCGGCTCGGTGCCCTGCCCCGAGCAAAGAAAGCTGGCAATCTTTATTTCTGGTTGCGGCACTCCCGCATGCAGCAACAGCCCCTATCGCTCTTTTTTCCTCGCCTCGAGGAGTTCCCGGAGAGCTTGCATCGCCCCCACCACCCGGGGGAAGCCCAGGTACGGAATGGCGAACAGCAGCGTTTCGCGCAGCTCTTCCTCGCTTGCCCCGGCCCGCAACGCCCCGCGCAGGTGGGTCTTGAGTTCGTCCGGGTTGCCCAGGCTCATCAGCATCACACAGGCCAGCAGTTCCTTGGTCTTCAGGTCCAGTCCCGGCCGCTCGTACACCTCGCCGTAGGCGAACTCGAGGACGTAGCGGGCCAGGTCCGGGTCGAGGTCGCGCAAACGGTCCTCGATCCGCTCCCGCTGACGGCCCCACAACACCGTGCGTGCGTCGCTTTCGCTCATGGCGGTATCGTACAGCCTTCCGGTCCTTCCCATCCTCCCCAACTGCAAAAGGGCGCACCCGGGTGCGCCCTTTTGCGGTGCGAGCCGCTTACTTCTTGATCTGTTTGATGACCGCCTGGGTCAGGTCGGTGCCCTTTTCGTCGGCGTACACGACCAGACCGCTCGAGGCGGCCACGCCACGGTCCATGACCACCGAGAAGCCCTGGGCCTTGGCGGCAGCACCCACGGCACGGTTGATCTCGTTGGTGACCGGAGTCAGCTTCTGCTTGATCTGGTCTTCGTACTTTTTAGCGGTGCTCTGGTAGGTCTGGGTCAGGGTCGAGAGGTCGTTGCGCTCCTTGGCGGTCGCCTTGCCGCTCGAGATCTTCTGCTGCAGCGGGGTGATCTTGCCCTCGAGGGTCTTGAGTTCGGCGTTGGCCTTGTTGCGCAGGTCATTGATCGGCTTGCCCGAGGGCGAGCTGGCCAGAACTTCCTGAACGTTGACAAAGCCGACCTTGCCGCCCGGAGTCTGGGCACGCGGAACGGTCAGACCGGCTGCGAAGGCAAAGGCAAAACCCAGGGGAATCAGAATGTGCTTCTTGCTCATGCGGTTGAGCATAGCAGAACGAATATGCAAGCCGTGAGAACGCCGTGAATCGCCGATGTTTCAGTCAGACCCCTCAAGGTTATCTGGCAGAACCAGATCTTAAAAATCCGGGGCCCGAACTGCTAAACAGACAGCTGACGGAATTCTGATGTGGGTTTCAAGATATGCGGGGAGCCCGTTCTTGCCTACCGCAATAAAAAGCGTCCTGCCCCAAGCGGGCAGGACGCCGACAGATCGCGTTCTTAGGGTTTGAGCGCCTTGACCACTTCGGCGGTAAAGTCGGTCGAGGCCTCGTCGGCGTACACGACCAGGCCACTCGAGGCGGCCACGCCACGGTCCATCACGATCGTAAAGCCCTGCTTTTTGGCGGTCTCGGCCACCAGCTTGTTGATCTGGTCGGTGACCGGGTTGAGCTTGCCGTCAAGTTCCTTCTGGTACTTCTCGGAAGTCGCCTGCAAGGTCTTGCCGATGGTCTCGTAGTTCTGCTTCTCGGCAGCGCTGGCGCTGCCCGCACGCACCTTGGCGTCGAGGTCGCGGAACTGCTTGTTCAGCGGGTCCAGCTCGGCGCGGGCTTTCTTGCTGAGCTCCTGGATCGAAGCATTTTGCGGGTGTGCGTTCAGCAGTTCCTGCACGTTCACAAAACCGACCTTCTGAGCGGGGGTCTGCGCGTGCGGGGCAGTAAGACCAAAGGCCAGCGCGCCAAAAACGGCGATCGGAAGCAACTGGGAGGCTTTCATTGCGGTGAGCATAGCATGGGCTTTATTGAAGATGATGAACCTCACTTTCCACGGCCGTCTGACACGTGTCCCTTGCCAAGGAGCGGCCCGGTGGGAGACAATCTGAGAGATACCTTTGTCGCGGCTCAAGCCCGAAAAAGCCCAGGAGTAAGCATGCTAGTACGCGATTGGATGACCCCT
Protein-coding regions in this window:
- a CDS encoding metalloregulator ArsR/SmtB family transcription factor, yielding MFRNVSRSPNPSPPLEDSALLEVLKALADPGRLRIIGLLAHGPSSVEGLAAELELSLSTTSHHLSRLSGAGLVEARARGHYSMYSLVPGPLEDAARRLLDPGSLAHVRRESDQDLFERKVLERFTDAAGRITAFPRPRRKFLVLLRHVQKAFEPGRRYSEREVNDTLLRFNDDTATLRRGLIEHGLMLRAGGGGDYWLPPQP
- a CDS encoding GIY-YIG nuclease family protein, which codes for MKPHRLAKTLPVKERLEPIGVYVIRNRVNGRQLVAGAINLRARINRARFELSTRIHPNKALQRDWNELGPEAFEFEVLDTLEPVETRPLASEYQEDVDELTRLWIERLGTDRDGYNLEQR
- the cydB gene encoding cytochrome d ubiquinol oxidase subunit II gives rise to the protein MDLPTLWFWIIAALFTLYFFLEGFDFGVDMLRPLLARNEREERALTGTIGPFWDGNEVWVIAAAGAMFSTFPRWYGALFSGMYPIFVIILLALIVRGVSFEFRNQVDRPRWRAFWDAMSFWGSLVPAFLWGVVMANLLRGLPISAEGEFVGSPLLLFNPFALLGGLATALMFVLHGANFLLLRLHHEDEIYHRARRAALFWGALATVAVLGFVVAGYISTGLFRNFGLLPWLFPIAAFLTLITIWYALVTRRSALGFAMSGLTVAFSTLTIFLGLYPNVAISTLDPANTLTVQQAASQPYTLHLMNIVAAIFLPLIVAYQIWNYYVFRQRVRVERGGLDQGY
- a CDS encoding cytochrome ubiquinol oxidase subunit I, giving the protein MDVLDLSRFQFATTNIFHFFFVPFTVGLSLIIATIETFAYFTRLQVWGTLTRFFGHLFVINFAVGVVTGIVQEFQFGMNWAEYARFVGNIFGVPLALEVLMAFFLESTFLGLWWFGRDRLPRPLHLASIWLVALGSTVSAFWIIMANAWMQHPVGYTVVGDEAHLTSFAAVALNYKAWLYFGHIWFSALCIGSFFVLGVSAWHLARGHRPELFSRSLKLGVAVALLGTVGSALVGHRQGQVMVVDQPMKFAAIEAIWETTPPGAGESIFALPSQSERRNLINLELPYLGSFLAYNSFDRSIRGINDIEREYDERYGPGDYTPPVWPVYWSFRVMVGLGLLMLLTALVGVWLWWRGRLETSRRYLRFLPWMIPAPFIANFTGWIATEMGRQPWIVQGLMFTRDGVSALNATTVFVGLIGFWLVYLMLIGLDIYLLGTTARAGIHAPEHQMTAAPAPHYLEE
- a CDS encoding DUF2188 domain-containing protein yields the protein MPWTRNDYPASLKNLTPEVRGKAVEIANALLEEGYEEGRAIAIATARAEEWAERRGKPVKQADA
- the nth gene encoding endonuclease III, yielding MRRESKNNKLTRARDVLSSLEAEYPDARTELVYRNPFELLVATVLSAQATDRSVNLATPALFAAYPDAQAMSQATPEQIEPFIRTIGLYRAKAKNLARLAQLLVERHGGEVPDDFDAVVALPGAGRKTANVVLSNAFGRPAIAVDTHVGRLARRLAFSEHTNPDKVERDLEALFARERWVFLHHALILHGRRVCLARKPNCPGCVLEPLCPKVGVAS
- a CDS encoding MFS transporter; translation: MNFSRLRLHLPFSAEIWLFLIGAFGFGMGSAQLQLYLNFYLQALGIGAGMQGLLNALPAWTLVLAGLPAAALARRVSFARTIQLGSALSLLGLLGIALSTQPLTLILFGIVQGVGSTFLMVSTSPFMAAHSRPEERITLFSLQMALMTTAGFLGNLLGGQMPGLYAESFGGTPRDLEAIRSALLAGAALQVVGLLPVLWLRPGAQARGEGAKRRPVQDPRTMWRLLLPNLLVGVGAGLTIPYLNLFVEGKFGVPFAQLGTLFAWTSLATAVTVLIQPALVRRYGELKTILIVQGGSLPFLVMLGFAPSLLLVTAALFIRGALMNAAGPVYSAHAMARLSESDRGTYSALNSMMWNGGWALGSLISGGVRAALEFDAAFDLLFCGTVLLYAASVVAIYLGLYRTANAQNLAALRSGVD
- a CDS encoding zinc ribbon domain-containing protein translates to MLERLYRVQQMDTELDRLKDDETRIPGDLAEARREHAEISEALESHRRDLEATRKEINQNELELADYQDKLTKARDDQQKNAYDAKVQTQYENLIQQLGDRVSDLEEALEPLYARREQLEKGIAALEERAAALAPRLSNLEAMDDTRIGALRDEYQTKKSERDALANELDKRLAKEYEMIRKARKGLGVAAIMNGRCAACNMHLPITVQQRAATGALPAVKCPSCGRLLVRV
- a CDS encoding class I SAM-dependent methyltransferase, whose product is MGTRDPRDTWTPLAENWPAQRARREGAVDALIIELARRHLAGPVLDAGCGSGEYTAALHALGLEVLGTDATPAMLGVARRQFPQLAFQAADLLALPFADAAFGGVFCLTVLEWVTDPWAALREVVRVTRPGGTLLLGVLGAGNRVRDRHLERFLSGQSPMNGLLPWELESLLRHADLELIESCGAAPSGRLEGDRAAMTRAMLWLFVARRAG
- the pgi gene encoding glucose-6-phosphate isomerase; its protein translation is MTLPLTERPAWKALETHFAEVKNLHLRDLFAQDPARGERLTLEAEGIYLDYSKNRVTDQTLRLLINLARESGVEARRDAMFAGEHINSTEDRAVLHTALRLPAGARLIADGEDAAAFVHAVLARMADFAGRVRAGEWRGFTGKPIRNVVNIGIGGSDLGPAMAYEALRHYARRDMTFRFVSNVDATDFAEAVRDLSADETLFVVSSKTFTTLETLTNARTARDWLLSALGDEAAVARHFVAVSTNAAEVERFGIDPANMFEFRDWVGGRYSVDSAIGLSLMLAIGPEGFADFLAGFYAMDRHFREAPLEANLPVLLGMLGIWYNNFFGAETIAVLPYDQYLARFSAYLQQLDMESNGKSVTLGGARVSYQTGPVVWGQPGTNGQHAFYQLIHQGTKLIPCDFIGFARSLNPLGDHHDLLMANFFAQTEALAFGKPADEVAASGVQPELVAHRSFEGNRPSNTLLLEELTPSALGKLIALYEHKVFVQGAVWDINSFDQWGVELGKVLAQRIVPELSGQGELEHDSSTNALIRRYRSARRSG